The following are encoded together in the Verrucomicrobiia bacterium genome:
- a CDS encoding class I SAM-dependent methyltransferase yields the protein MNPVPAHMATGKFYDEAGAEYLSPDKLASDYAPVRFERELRIFRAHCPKGSVLDVGCSSGGFLHQLNRRFPGDYQILGTDVSTAPLEHAAKMGVAIARGNFLTRDFGQKFDAITFWAVMEHLFEPHLFLRRAAELLKPGGICFVLVPNMGSLAVRLLGAKYRYIFPEHLNYFTAQTLKKFIERELSVFNVRTTHFNPLVIWQDFRRGEREVARAERSQLLARTNAYKQSPWLGPARAAYGFSEWGLARFFLADNLVAIARARN from the coding sequence GTGAACCCGGTTCCGGCGCACATGGCTACGGGGAAATTTTATGACGAGGCCGGGGCGGAATATCTTTCGCCAGATAAATTGGCGAGTGATTATGCGCCGGTGCGGTTCGAGCGGGAATTGCGGATTTTTCGCGCGCATTGCCCAAAGGGCTCGGTGCTGGATGTGGGGTGTTCGTCCGGCGGATTTTTGCATCAACTCAATCGGCGGTTTCCGGGCGATTACCAAATACTTGGCACGGATGTTTCGACGGCGCCGCTGGAACATGCGGCGAAAATGGGGGTGGCGATTGCGCGGGGAAATTTTTTGACGCGCGACTTTGGACAAAAATTCGATGCCATCACTTTTTGGGCGGTGATGGAGCATTTGTTTGAGCCACATTTGTTTTTGCGGCGCGCGGCGGAATTGCTCAAGCCGGGTGGCATTTGTTTTGTGCTGGTGCCGAACATGGGTTCGCTGGCGGTGCGATTGCTGGGGGCGAAGTATCGGTATATTTTTCCGGAGCATCTTAATTATTTCACGGCGCAGACGCTTAAAAAATTTATTGAGCGGGAATTGAGCGTGTTCAACGTGCGTACGACACATTTTAATCCGCTGGTCATCTGGCAGGATTTTCGCCGGGGTGAACGCGAGGTGGCGCGGGCGGAACGCTCACAGCTTTTGGCGCGCACGAATGCGTATAAGCAATCGCCGTGGCTGGGGCCGGCGAGAGCGGCGTATGGGTTTAGTGAGTG